A portion of the Carcharodon carcharias isolate sCarCar2 chromosome 18, sCarCar2.pri, whole genome shotgun sequence genome contains these proteins:
- the LOC121290870 gene encoding carboxypeptidase B2-like gives MSQITKAYPSFIQKILIGPSSEKRLIYVLKIFNGTATPRGALWIDCGIHAREWIAPAFCQWFVQYVKHYTQDTMITNMLKSFEIYILPIWNVDGYEYTWTTNRFWRKNLSKHNGGQCLGTDLNRNWDASWCASGASSNPCSETYCGRYPESEPEVKAVATFIRQRSNHIKSYISIHSYSQMVMFPYSYKMSKSRDHDELNYIAWKAVTAVRSVHGTSYKYGNSAKAIYLSSGCSDDWAYDLGIKYSFTFELRDTGRYGFLLPPHLIKPTCEEATAAVTEIVRHIIQNV, from the exons ATGTCACAAATTACAAAGGCATATCCATCCTTCATTCAAAAAATACTTATTGGGCCATCATCTGAGAAACGTCTAATTTATGTCTTAAAG ATTTTTAACGGTACTGCCACACCAAGAGGCGCATTGTGGATTGACTGTGGTATTCACGCCAGAGAATGGATAGCACCGGCGTTCTGTCAGTGGTTCGTACAATATGTGA AACACT ACACACAGGACACGATGATCACCAATATGCTGAAATCTTTTGAAATATATATCCTTCCCATCTGGAACGTTGATGGCTATGAGTACACATGGACAACT AACCGCTTCTGGAGGAAGAATCTTTCTAAACATAACGGGGGTCAATGTTTAGGGACCGACCTAAACCGCAATTGGGATGCAAGCTGGTGCG CTTCTGGAGCATCAAGCAACCCATGTAGTGAAACCTACTGCGGACGTTACCCTGAGTCTGAACCAGAGGTGAAAGCTGTAGCTACCTTCATCAGACAGAGATCAAATCACATCAAGAGCTACATCTCAATACATTCGTACTCTCAAATGGTTATGTTTCCGTACTCCTACAAAATGTCTAAATCTAGAGATCATGATGAGTTG AATTATATAGCGTGGAAGGCAGTCACTGCTGTCAGGTCTGTGCATGGGACAAGCTACAAATATGGAAACTCAGCAAAAGCTATCT ATTTATCTAGTGGATGTTCAGATGACTGGGCTTATGACTTGGGCATTAAATATTCATTTACCTTTGAACTTCGTGATACTGGGAGATATGGCTTTTTGCTTCCACCTCACTTAATAAAACCAACTTGTGAAGAAGCTACAGCTGCTGTGACCGAAATTGTACGCCACATCATCCAAAACGTTTGA